Part of the Chloroflexota bacterium genome, CCGCCAGCCTCGTTTTTGAGCAACGGCCTTTACCGCATGCGCCGCCGCGCCCCAGGCCTTCTCTGAGGCTTGCAGTCTATCGCCCTTGGCGAATTCCTCATCCGCTTGGCGCATGAATTGACGGCTGATTCGCACGTATACTTCCACATTGCGATTTCTGCCGTTGACTTGCCTAGCCAAACCGAACCCCTAGTATTAATCCTATTTAATTACACCATGAATTCACTTTATACTGTACCATAACTTAGTTGTGCAAACCATAAATGAATACACGTTTCACGCCTTTTGTCGACGCACCCGCGCTATCTCGCGCTCCGCCTCGATGAGGCGGCGTTGAAAGCGCACGTGAGGGACCGATAGGTTGTAAGTGCGAATGCGCTTGTTGAGCGCGGAAACCCGCTCGCGATAATCCGCCATTGCTTTCTGCCAGCGTGCTTCTGCCGCAGCGCCGGGGTGTCCTGCACTTTCGCAGGCACCGTACATGGACCACGACCGCGCCAGTTCTGCAGCAGCCTCAGCGCAGAGCTTTTCAATCCGCCGGCGTTCTTCAACCCACGGCAAGCTCATGCCGCTGTTGCGCAAAATATGTCGAGCCATCCACAACGCGGGATCCGCCAGCGGGTCTTCCTCCAAGTTCAGGGGCTTACCCTTGCCGGGCAAGTCTGCAAACTTGCCCTCTGCAAAGGCCGTCTGCAGTCGTTCCTCAACCAGCTTGCCCCACTTATCCGTCATGCCTGCCAACCTTCCGGTCGCGAGCCGTCGGCAACCGCCGCCAGCCGTTCCAAATAGCGCGCCCAGCCTTCGTCGTGAATGTCGCGTTCGAGAGGCGGCGCCTGCGCAAAACCGGTCTGTCGCAAGCGCAATGCCGTATCACTGCCATCGCGTTCCAGGGTAAAGAGCACGTGGAGCGGCGGAAACGTCCATTGCCGGTTATGCCACGTGAAGCCAAAGCGGGCGTTAGCTTCATACGCTGTGACCTCCCCGGAGAACACGCTAACCGAGCCGTTCT contains:
- a CDS encoding DUF1992 domain-containing protein, with protein sequence MTDKWGKLVEERLQTAFAEGKFADLPGKGKPLNLEEDPLADPALWMARHILRNSGMSLPWVEERRRIEKLCAEAAAELARSWSMYGACESAGHPGAAAEARWQKAMADYRERVSALNKRIRTYNLSVPHVRFQRRLIEAEREIARVRRQKA
- a CDS encoding SRPBCC domain-containing protein, which encodes MPERPPGAIPKDALLNALKDSTEDNSRSGAPGDSADAHDDMLEVSLRIAASPQRVFALLTDPNAISLWFAQVSGIEPHPGGAVEFVFFNENGSVSVFSGEVTAYEANARFGFTWHNRQWTFPPLHVLFTLERDGSDTALRLRQTGFAQAPPLERDIHDEGWARYLERLAAVADGSRPEGWQA